From the genome of Haloterrigena sp. KLK7, one region includes:
- a CDS encoding site-2 protease family protein gives MLTTLLLIGIAAASATVVAMALEARGLLPPWISVWGPVVTCETENGLGALDRLARPRYRRFWRRWTDVGTVVALLSLVAMTAVVLFAAYAALTQGGASQVNQPRNALAIPGVNDFLPLAATPAILVGLAVAVVVHEFSHGLLARVEGVAVESAGLIFLALVPFGAFVGIDETDEADASPTGRNRIYAAGITNNLAVALVAFLALFLLVSTSIAAVPGVAVGGVYAGTPADGAGLERGDVVTAVDGEAIDDADDLRAALDATDERVALSVRDGRDGTETVTLERSVVVTGTLEGTAASSGGGERSDSGADGGDDGNDGTDGGNGNATALEPGETITTVNDSPVATEREFRAALENHTVATLETDDGSTTVVAGAAVAGIDDDGPLAAAGVPDPDGDPRSLVVTRLDGERIVDGDDLRETLADAAPGETVSLEAYVDGERREYEVGLGDRNGEAVLGISLVPGTSGTTVTDLGVDPYPSAQHLGVLRGQPVADGLGSSPVARGFAAFALPFAGLIDGLSTANFGGFVGPVADFYAVTGPLSILGGGVFLAANALFWTWWLSLLVGVFNCIPCYPLDGGKLLRTTVEAIASRAGLERSDRAATAAMVGASAVVAGAILLVLSSPFLG, from the coding sequence ATGCTGACGACACTGCTTCTGATCGGGATCGCCGCCGCGAGTGCCACCGTCGTCGCGATGGCCCTCGAGGCCCGCGGGCTCCTCCCGCCGTGGATCAGCGTCTGGGGACCGGTCGTCACCTGCGAGACGGAGAACGGGCTCGGCGCGCTCGACCGACTGGCCCGCCCGCGCTACCGTCGCTTCTGGCGGCGGTGGACCGACGTCGGCACCGTCGTCGCGCTGCTGTCGCTCGTCGCGATGACCGCCGTCGTCCTGTTCGCCGCCTACGCGGCGCTGACGCAGGGGGGCGCCAGTCAGGTGAACCAGCCGCGAAACGCGCTGGCGATTCCGGGCGTCAACGACTTCCTGCCGCTGGCGGCGACGCCGGCGATCCTCGTCGGCCTCGCCGTCGCCGTCGTCGTCCACGAGTTCAGCCACGGGCTGCTCGCTCGCGTCGAGGGCGTCGCCGTCGAGTCGGCCGGTCTGATCTTCCTCGCCCTCGTCCCCTTCGGCGCGTTCGTCGGTATCGACGAGACCGACGAGGCCGACGCCTCGCCGACCGGCCGCAACCGGATCTACGCCGCGGGGATCACGAACAACCTCGCGGTGGCGCTGGTCGCGTTCCTCGCCCTGTTCCTGCTCGTCTCCACCTCGATCGCCGCCGTTCCGGGCGTCGCCGTCGGCGGCGTCTACGCCGGGACGCCGGCCGACGGGGCCGGACTCGAGCGCGGCGACGTCGTCACCGCCGTCGACGGCGAGGCGATCGACGACGCCGACGACCTGCGCGCGGCCCTCGACGCGACCGACGAGCGCGTCGCCCTCTCCGTCAGGGACGGGCGTGACGGCACCGAGACGGTGACTCTCGAGCGATCGGTCGTCGTTACCGGCACGCTCGAGGGGACTGCGGCGAGCTCCGGTGGCGGCGAGCGGAGCGACAGCGGGGCCGACGGCGGCGACGACGGAAACGACGGCACCGACGGCGGGAATGGAAACGCGACCGCGCTCGAGCCGGGCGAGACGATCACGACGGTCAACGACAGCCCGGTCGCCACCGAACGCGAGTTCCGAGCGGCCCTCGAGAATCACACGGTCGCGACCCTCGAGACCGACGACGGCTCGACGACGGTCGTCGCCGGTGCGGCCGTCGCAGGGATCGACGACGACGGCCCGCTCGCGGCGGCCGGCGTCCCCGACCCGGACGGCGATCCGCGGTCGCTGGTCGTCACGCGCCTCGACGGCGAGCGGATCGTCGACGGCGACGATCTCCGCGAGACGCTCGCGGACGCCGCCCCCGGTGAGACCGTCTCGCTCGAGGCGTACGTCGACGGCGAACGCCGCGAGTACGAGGTGGGGCTGGGCGACCGAAACGGTGAGGCGGTCCTCGGGATCTCCCTGGTGCCGGGAACGAGCGGGACGACGGTGACCGACCTCGGCGTCGATCCGTATCCGAGCGCCCAGCACCTCGGCGTCCTCCGCGGGCAGCCGGTCGCGGACGGGCTCGGGTCGTCGCCCGTAGCGCGCGGGTTCGCGGCGTTCGCCCTCCCCTTCGCCGGGCTGATCGACGGCCTCTCGACGGCGAACTTCGGCGGGTTCGTCGGCCCGGTCGCGGACTTCTACGCCGTGACGGGGCCGCTCTCGATCCTCGGCGGCGGCGTCTTCCTCGCGGCGAACGCCCTGTTCTGGACGTGGTGGCTCAGCCTGCTGGTGGGCGTCTTCAACTGCATTCCCTGCTACCCGCTCGACGGCGGCAAACTCCTCCGAACGACCGTCGAGGCCATTGCCTCGAGGGCGGGACTCGAGCGCTCCGATCGGGCGGCGACCGCGGCGATGGTCGGCGCCAGCGCCGTCGTGGCGGGGGCGATCCTGCTCGTGCTCTCGAGTCCGTTCCTCGGATGA
- a CDS encoding HPP family protein, with translation MDDRTGTTIHTGLLISTTAAMAWLSGLPMLFPSLGPSAFVLALFQDSEATSPRRVIGGHAIGVAAGLLAYHLLGVTISITATADPGSLEALRLGASGVIATTLTAGGMLWTDTRHPPACATTLIVSLGLLSRPFEGVLIVATVVVLVAAHELLLATARVGARYGNRLRS, from the coding sequence ATGGACGATCGGACGGGGACGACGATCCACACCGGACTTCTCATCTCGACGACGGCCGCGATGGCGTGGCTCTCCGGCCTCCCGATGCTCTTCCCGAGTCTTGGCCCCTCGGCGTTCGTGCTCGCGTTGTTCCAGGACAGCGAGGCGACCTCCCCGCGACGCGTGATCGGGGGCCACGCGATCGGCGTCGCCGCCGGCCTGCTCGCCTACCACTTGCTCGGCGTCACGATTTCGATCACGGCCACGGCCGATCCCGGTTCGCTCGAGGCGCTTCGCCTCGGTGCGAGCGGCGTCATCGCGACGACGCTGACCGCGGGCGGCATGCTCTGGACCGATACTCGCCACCCGCCGGCCTGTGCGACGACGCTGATCGTCTCGCTCGGCCTGCTCTCGAGGCCGTTCGAGGGCGTCCTCATCGTCGCCACCGTCGTGGTGCTCGTCGCCGCTCACGAACTCCTGCTCGCGACCGCACGGGTCGGCGCGCGGTACGGGAACCGGCTCCGGTCGTAG
- a CDS encoding universal stress protein has translation MTRHLLVPMDDSETARAALEHALAVFPNDEVTVIHVVDELEAGYGGRPPVTDSGGADADEPEFLADVRDIAAEHDRRVDTAVVEGTSADAILEYVRDNDVDGIVMGSEGRSGVSRMLLGSVAEAVTRQASVPVTIVPSRSR, from the coding sequence ATGACCAGACACCTGCTCGTTCCGATGGACGACTCCGAGACGGCCCGCGCGGCCCTCGAGCACGCGCTGGCGGTGTTCCCGAACGACGAGGTGACGGTGATTCACGTCGTCGACGAACTCGAGGCGGGGTACGGCGGTCGGCCGCCGGTGACCGACAGCGGCGGGGCCGACGCGGACGAACCCGAGTTCCTCGCCGACGTGCGCGACATCGCCGCCGAGCACGACCGCCGCGTCGATACGGCCGTCGTCGAGGGCACGTCGGCGGACGCGATCCTCGAGTACGTCCGCGACAACGACGTCGACGGGATCGTGATGGGAAGCGAGGGCCGGTCGGGCGTCTCGCGGATGCTGCTGGGCAGCGTCGCCGAAGCGGTCACGCGGCAGGCGTCGGTGCCGGTTACGATCGTTCCCTCTCGTAGCCGCTGA
- the hisI gene encoding phosphoribosyl-AMP cyclohydrolase yields MDDDVSVDFGEDGLVPAVAQDAESGEVLMLAYVSPEALERTRETGRAHYYSRSREELWEKGATSGHVQEVEEVRVDCDADTLLYLVDQEGGACHTGHRSCFYRTIEGENVGEKVYDPDEVYDDA; encoded by the coding sequence ATGGACGACGACGTTTCGGTCGACTTCGGCGAGGACGGACTCGTCCCCGCCGTGGCACAGGACGCGGAGTCCGGCGAGGTGCTCATGCTCGCCTACGTCTCCCCCGAGGCCCTCGAGCGCACGCGAGAGACGGGCCGGGCCCACTACTACTCCCGCAGCCGCGAGGAACTGTGGGAGAAGGGCGCGACGAGCGGCCACGTCCAGGAGGTAGAGGAGGTGCGCGTCGACTGCGACGCCGACACGCTGCTCTACCTGGTCGATCAGGAGGGCGGGGCCTGCCACACCGGCCATCGCTCGTGTTTCTATCGCACCATCGAGGGCGAGAACGTCGGCGAGAAGGTCTACGACCCCGACGAAGTATACGACGACGCGTAA
- the serA gene encoding phosphoglycerate dehydrogenase — MKVLVTDPIADAGLDVLRDAGHEVETGYELEGEALLEAVSDANGMIVRSGTEVTAEVLEAAEELAIVGRAGIGVDNIDIDAATDEGVIVANAPEGNVRAAAEHTVAMTFAVARSIPQAHIRLKNGEWAKSDYLGAELDGKTLGVVGLGRVGQEVAKKLDSLGMDIVAFDPYISEERADRLGAELVDFEDCLARADFLTIHTPLTPETEGMIGEEELDLLEDGYLVNVGRGGIVQEDALAAKVEDGTVAGAALDVFAEEPLSADSPLLEHDEIIVTPHLGASTEAAQENVATSTAEQVNAALVGEPVANALNAPSIDESAFPRLEPYIDIAETAGKIAAQLLEGRIEDIEVVYEGEIADEDVEFVTASALKGVFEPLEWQVNAVNAPQVAEDRGVDVTESKSRQAEDFQSLISVTVGNDEDEVSVDGTLFAGDDPRIVRVDGYRVDAIPHGKMVVTRNTDEPGVIGLIGSVMGDHGVNIAGMFNARETIGGEALTVYNVDSEIPDAAREELEADERIIGLNYITLNGQA; from the coding sequence ATGAAAGTACTGGTGACAGACCCGATCGCCGATGCGGGTCTGGATGTGCTTCGGGACGCCGGCCACGAGGTCGAGACAGGCTACGAGCTCGAGGGAGAGGCCCTCCTCGAGGCGGTATCGGACGCCAACGGCATGATCGTCCGTTCGGGAACCGAAGTCACCGCCGAGGTGCTCGAGGCCGCCGAGGAGCTCGCGATCGTCGGCCGCGCGGGTATCGGCGTCGACAACATCGACATCGACGCCGCCACCGACGAGGGGGTCATCGTCGCGAACGCTCCGGAAGGGAACGTCCGCGCGGCGGCCGAACACACCGTCGCGATGACGTTCGCGGTCGCGCGCTCGATCCCGCAGGCCCACATCCGCCTGAAGAACGGCGAGTGGGCGAAAAGCGACTACCTCGGCGCCGAACTCGACGGCAAGACGCTGGGCGTCGTCGGCCTCGGCCGGGTCGGCCAGGAGGTCGCCAAGAAGCTCGACTCGCTGGGCATGGACATCGTCGCCTTCGACCCCTACATCTCCGAGGAGCGCGCCGACCGACTCGGCGCCGAACTCGTCGACTTCGAGGACTGCCTCGCGCGGGCCGACTTCCTGACGATCCACACGCCGCTGACCCCCGAGACCGAGGGAATGATCGGCGAAGAGGAACTCGACCTGCTCGAGGACGGCTACCTCGTCAACGTCGGCCGCGGCGGCATCGTCCAGGAGGACGCGCTCGCGGCGAAGGTCGAGGACGGCACCGTCGCCGGCGCCGCGCTCGACGTCTTCGCCGAGGAACCCCTGTCGGCCGATTCGCCGCTGCTCGAGCACGACGAGATCATCGTCACGCCCCACCTCGGCGCCTCGACGGAGGCCGCACAGGAGAACGTCGCCACCTCTACCGCGGAGCAGGTCAACGCCGCACTGGTCGGGGAACCCGTCGCGAACGCCCTGAACGCGCCCTCGATCGACGAGAGCGCGTTCCCCCGTCTCGAGCCCTACATCGACATCGCCGAGACGGCGGGCAAGATCGCCGCCCAACTGCTCGAGGGCCGCATCGAGGACATCGAGGTCGTCTACGAGGGCGAGATCGCCGACGAGGACGTCGAGTTCGTCACCGCCAGCGCCCTGAAGGGCGTCTTCGAACCGCTCGAGTGGCAGGTCAACGCCGTCAACGCCCCGCAGGTCGCCGAGGACCGCGGCGTCGACGTTACCGAGTCCAAGAGCCGTCAGGCAGAGGACTTCCAGAGCCTGATCTCCGTGACCGTCGGCAACGACGAGGACGAGGTCTCCGTCGACGGCACCCTCTTCGCCGGTGACGACCCGCGGATCGTCCGCGTCGACGGCTACCGCGTCGACGCCATCCCCCACGGCAAGATGGTCGTCACGCGCAACACCGACGAACCCGGCGTCATCGGCCTCATCGGCTCGGTCATGGGCGACCACGGCGTCAACATCGCCGGCATGTTCAACGCCCGCGAGACCATCGGCGGCGAGGCGCTGACCGTCTACAACGTCGACAGCGAGATCCCCGACGCCGCCCGCGAGGAGCTCGAGGCCGACGAGCGGATCATCGGTCTCAACTATATCACGCTGAACGGCCAGGCCTGA
- a CDS encoding MOSC N-terminal beta barrel domain-containing protein, with product MARLERLRVYPVKGLDGIDLEAADVIEGGTLAHDREFALFDADGEVLNGKRTDRVHDLGTDFDPEAATLEVDAPDDERVRFDLDTEADRDRAEAWFGDFFDADLTLERDRTLGYVDRREMGPSVISTATLETVADWFDDEGMTVEGARRRLRANIEIGGVEPFWEDRFVGEGAPAFEVDGVRFEGVTPCGRCVVPQRDPETGDPIEEFQQRFVRKREETFPDWADEEAFDHYYTVMLISRVAEADRGATLRVGDDVSVDE from the coding sequence ATGGCACGACTCGAGCGACTGCGGGTCTACCCGGTCAAGGGACTCGACGGTATCGACCTCGAGGCCGCCGACGTCATCGAGGGCGGTACCCTCGCGCACGACCGAGAGTTCGCCCTGTTCGACGCGGACGGCGAGGTACTCAACGGCAAGCGAACGGATCGCGTCCACGACCTGGGGACCGATTTCGATCCGGAGGCCGCGACCCTCGAGGTCGACGCCCCCGACGACGAGCGCGTCCGCTTCGACCTCGACACCGAGGCGGACCGCGACCGCGCCGAGGCGTGGTTCGGTGACTTCTTCGACGCGGACCTGACCCTCGAGCGCGACCGGACGCTCGGCTACGTCGACCGCCGCGAGATGGGACCGTCGGTGATCAGCACCGCCACGCTCGAGACGGTCGCGGACTGGTTCGACGACGAGGGCATGACCGTCGAGGGGGCCCGGCGACGGCTGCGGGCGAACATCGAAATCGGCGGCGTCGAGCCGTTCTGGGAGGATCGGTTCGTCGGCGAGGGCGCCCCCGCGTTCGAGGTCGACGGCGTCCGGTTCGAGGGCGTCACGCCCTGCGGTCGCTGCGTCGTCCCCCAGCGCGACCCCGAGACCGGAGACCCGATCGAGGAGTTCCAGCAGCGGTTCGTCCGGAAGCGCGAGGAAACCTTCCCCGACTGGGCCGACGAAGAGGCGTTCGACCACTACTACACGGTGATGCTCATCTCACGAGTTGCGGAGGCCGACCGCGGCGCGACGCTTCGCGTCGGTGACGACGTCAGCGTCGACGAGTAA
- a CDS encoding DMT family transporter, translating into MTGAGTTPAVLALALVPAVLWGFTPIFDKRGMAAGGGSVQASLVVALVDSTIYWLVIAALYGRAAFSALTLETAAVFAFAGVVGTAVGRIAIFVGVDRVGASLNSAILSTRPLFATLIALVWLDEPLGPVTGVGIVVLVAGLALLTVSRGGDLTGWAPRDLLWPIAAAATFAVANVARRYGMLESPLSALEAVALNETAGLVALAAYAVAVGGRDALERPRESYRYFAGSGLLTTVAMLSLMAALGLEGGRIALVDPLVATAPFFTLLFAAVLLRDVERVTRGVVAGAALIVAGAVLITL; encoded by the coding sequence ATGACGGGCGCGGGAACGACGCCGGCGGTCCTCGCGCTCGCCCTCGTGCCGGCGGTCCTCTGGGGATTCACGCCGATCTTCGATAAGCGCGGGATGGCCGCCGGCGGCGGCTCCGTGCAGGCGTCGCTGGTCGTCGCCCTCGTCGACTCGACGATTTACTGGCTGGTCATCGCTGCACTCTACGGCCGCGCGGCGTTTTCGGCCCTGACCCTCGAGACGGCGGCCGTGTTCGCCTTCGCGGGCGTCGTCGGCACTGCCGTCGGCCGGATCGCGATCTTCGTCGGCGTCGACAGGGTGGGGGCGAGCCTCAACAGCGCGATCCTCAGTACCCGCCCGCTGTTCGCGACCCTCATCGCGCTGGTCTGGCTGGACGAACCGCTCGGCCCGGTGACCGGCGTCGGAATCGTCGTTCTCGTGGCCGGTCTCGCCCTGCTGACCGTCTCGAGGGGCGGCGATCTGACCGGCTGGGCGCCCCGGGACCTGTTGTGGCCGATCGCCGCCGCCGCGACCTTCGCCGTCGCGAACGTCGCGCGCCGGTACGGCATGCTCGAGTCCCCGCTGTCGGCGCTCGAGGCGGTAGCGCTCAACGAGACCGCCGGACTGGTCGCGCTGGCGGCCTACGCCGTCGCCGTCGGCGGCCGCGACGCGCTCGAGCGGCCGCGGGAATCGTATCGCTACTTCGCCGGTAGCGGCCTCCTGACCACGGTCGCGATGCTCTCCCTGATGGCCGCACTCGGCCTCGAAGGCGGCCGGATCGCGCTCGTCGATCCGCTGGTCGCGACCGCGCCCTTTTTCACCCTGCTGTTCGCCGCCGTCCTCCTGCGAGACGTCGAGCGGGTGACGAGGGGTGTCGTCGCGGGCGCGGCGCTGATCGTCGCCGGCGCCGTGCTGATCACGCTCTGA
- the serB gene encoding phosphoserine phosphatase SerB has product MTVVAFDFDGTLSDSEMTVLLGDRRDVADEMAEITERSMNDEIDYAESLRKRAALLESLPKTEADAAFDQVELREGAADLIAELNDAGVTTAILTGGFERGVAAALEREGASVDHIVSNRLPMQGDELTGAVEGPLIEGTKDDALEDLADDVGVDLADTVAVGDGANDLPMLKVAGLAIGFEPKPAVEPHCDVVVSSMADAREILLEEGVLPETDE; this is encoded by the coding sequence ATGACAGTCGTCGCTTTCGACTTCGACGGGACGCTTTCGGACTCCGAGATGACCGTGTTGCTGGGCGACCGCCGCGACGTCGCCGACGAGATGGCCGAGATCACCGAGCGCTCGATGAACGACGAGATCGACTACGCCGAGAGCCTGCGCAAGCGCGCGGCGCTGCTCGAGAGCCTGCCGAAAACGGAGGCCGATGCCGCCTTCGATCAGGTCGAGCTCCGGGAGGGCGCGGCCGACCTCATCGCCGAGTTGAACGACGCCGGCGTGACCACCGCGATCCTCACCGGCGGCTTCGAACGCGGCGTCGCCGCCGCCCTCGAGCGCGAAGGCGCTTCCGTCGACCACATCGTCTCGAACCGGCTACCGATGCAGGGAGACGAGCTCACGGGCGCCGTCGAGGGACCGCTCATCGAGGGCACCAAGGACGACGCGCTCGAGGACCTCGCCGACGACGTCGGCGTCGATCTCGCCGACACCGTCGCGGTCGGCGACGGCGCCAACGACCTGCCGATGCTGAAAGTGGCCGGCCTCGCGATCGGCTTCGAGCCGAAGCCGGCCGTCGAGCCCCACTGCGACGTCGTCGTGTCCTCGATGGCCGACGCCCGCGAGATCCTCCTCGAGGAAGGCGTCCTCCCGGAGACCGACGAGTAA
- the metX gene encoding homoserine O-acetyltransferase, whose product MTTKDTTDLGEFQFLSGETIPSLEVAYETYGEFTGDNAVLVCHALTGSSHVARRPDSGGDTAGQARAWWGDVVGPGKAIDTSEYFVVCANAPGSCYGTTGPASENPETGEPYGTDFPPVTVGDWTRAQRQLLDELGVGRLHAVVGGSVGGMNVLDWLRRYPDDVERAGAVATAARLDPQCLALDTVARRAITSDPNWNGGHYYGGPEPTDGLARARQIGHIMYLSKPSMARKFGRRSAGREAVREEPPDPAAAFFPYREVESYLDYQADKFVDRFDANSYLYMTRAMDDFDLSAGYESDADALAAFEGELLVLSFTGDWHFTAEQAEALAEAAREADVDVAHHVVESDHGHDAFLVEPEKVGPPLSDLLETGLSGRAITDTDAADEPVESESFAPVHTSLFSE is encoded by the coding sequence ATGACGACCAAGGACACGACCGACCTCGGCGAGTTCCAGTTCCTCTCGGGGGAGACGATTCCGAGCCTCGAGGTGGCCTACGAGACCTACGGCGAGTTCACGGGCGACAACGCGGTGCTGGTCTGTCACGCGCTGACCGGGAGTTCACACGTCGCTCGGCGGCCCGACTCGGGCGGTGACACCGCCGGTCAGGCGCGGGCCTGGTGGGGCGACGTCGTCGGCCCCGGGAAGGCCATCGACACCAGCGAGTACTTCGTGGTCTGTGCGAACGCGCCCGGTTCCTGTTACGGCACGACGGGGCCGGCCAGCGAGAACCCCGAGACGGGCGAGCCCTACGGAACCGACTTCCCGCCCGTAACGGTCGGCGACTGGACGCGCGCCCAGCGGCAGCTGCTGGACGAACTCGGCGTCGGCCGCCTCCACGCCGTCGTCGGGGGCAGCGTCGGCGGCATGAACGTCTTGGACTGGCTCCGCCGCTATCCCGACGACGTCGAGCGGGCGGGCGCCGTCGCCACCGCCGCCCGACTCGATCCGCAGTGTCTCGCGCTCGATACGGTCGCCCGGCGGGCGATCACCAGCGACCCCAACTGGAACGGCGGCCACTACTACGGCGGTCCGGAGCCCACGGACGGGCTCGCACGCGCGCGCCAGATCGGTCACATCATGTACCTCTCGAAACCCTCGATGGCCCGGAAGTTCGGCCGCCGATCGGCGGGCCGCGAGGCCGTCCGCGAGGAGCCGCCGGACCCCGCGGCCGCCTTCTTCCCCTACCGGGAGGTCGAGTCCTATCTGGACTATCAGGCCGACAAGTTCGTCGACCGCTTCGATGCCAACAGCTACCTCTACATGACCCGTGCGATGGACGACTTCGACCTCTCGGCGGGGTACGAGTCCGACGCCGACGCGCTGGCGGCCTTCGAGGGCGAACTCCTCGTCCTCTCGTTTACCGGCGACTGGCACTTCACCGCCGAGCAGGCCGAGGCGCTGGCCGAGGCCGCCCGCGAGGCGGACGTCGACGTCGCTCATCACGTCGTCGAGTCCGACCACGGCCACGACGCCTTCCTCGTCGAACCCGAGAAGGTCGGGCCGCCGCTGTCGGATCTGCTCGAGACCGGTCTCTCCGGTCGGGCGATCACCGACACCGACGCCGCCGACGAACCCGTCGAGTCCGAGTCGTTCGCACCGGTCCACACGAGCCTCTTCTCTGAGTGA
- a CDS encoding O-acetylhomoserine aminocarboxypropyltransferase/cysteine synthase family protein encodes MSDDASDGTADESERPERGLGTRSVHAGQSPDPETGAMAPPIFQTTSYVFDDADTAADRYALEDDGYIYSRIANPTVRTLEKRLASLEGGADAVATASGMAALDSATLILAEAGDNVVCSTDTYGGTTAYFSKTASRRDIETTFVPTLEYDEYDDAIDEDTAFVHVETIGNPSLVTPDFERVAEIAHDNGVPLVVDNTFATPALCRPLEHGADVVWESTTKWLHGSGTTVGGVLVDGGSFPWGEHGYDEIAGPNHAYHDVDFSRDFPEAPFAATARYRSLRSLGNQQSPFDAWQTLQGLESMPLRVEKHCENAQVVAEYLADHEDVAWVTHPGLETHPTHDNARTYLADFGGMVAFGLEGGFEAGKAFCENVEVAQFLANIGDAKTLVIHPASTTHGQLTPEEREEAGVTDDLIRMSVGIEDPEDILADLEQAIAAADDAAE; translated from the coding sequence ATGAGCGACGACGCGAGCGACGGGACCGCCGACGAATCGGAGCGTCCCGAGCGCGGTCTCGGGACACGAAGCGTCCACGCCGGCCAATCGCCCGACCCGGAGACGGGAGCGATGGCCCCGCCGATCTTCCAGACGACCTCCTACGTCTTCGACGACGCCGACACCGCCGCCGACCGCTACGCCCTCGAGGACGACGGCTACATCTACTCGCGCATCGCGAACCCGACCGTCCGCACCCTCGAGAAGCGCCTGGCCTCGCTCGAGGGCGGCGCGGACGCGGTCGCGACGGCAAGCGGGATGGCCGCCCTGGACTCGGCGACGCTGATCCTCGCCGAGGCGGGCGACAACGTGGTCTGCTCGACCGACACCTACGGCGGGACGACCGCCTACTTCTCCAAGACCGCCTCCCGACGGGACATCGAGACGACGTTCGTCCCCACCCTCGAGTACGACGAGTACGACGACGCCATCGACGAGGACACCGCGTTCGTCCACGTCGAGACGATCGGCAACCCCTCGCTCGTGACGCCCGATTTCGAGCGGGTCGCCGAGATCGCCCACGACAACGGCGTGCCGCTCGTCGTGGACAACACCTTCGCGACGCCGGCGCTCTGTCGCCCGCTCGAGCACGGGGCCGACGTCGTCTGGGAGTCGACGACCAAGTGGCTCCACGGTTCGGGCACGACCGTCGGCGGCGTCCTCGTCGACGGCGGGTCGTTCCCGTGGGGCGAGCACGGCTACGACGAGATCGCGGGCCCGAACCACGCCTACCACGACGTCGACTTCTCGCGGGACTTCCCCGAGGCGCCGTTCGCCGCCACCGCGCGCTACCGCTCGCTGCGCAGTCTGGGGAACCAGCAGTCGCCGTTCGACGCGTGGCAGACTCTGCAGGGCCTCGAGTCGATGCCGCTCCGCGTCGAGAAGCACTGCGAGAACGCGCAGGTCGTCGCGGAGTACCTCGCCGACCACGAGGACGTGGCCTGGGTGACCCATCCGGGTCTCGAGACCCACCCGACCCACGACAACGCCCGAACGTACCTCGCGGACTTCGGCGGCATGGTCGCGTTCGGTCTCGAGGGCGGCTTCGAGGCCGGCAAGGCCTTCTGCGAGAACGTCGAGGTGGCCCAGTTCCTCGCCAACATCGGCGACGCGAAGACGCTCGTGATTCACCCCGCGAGCACGACCCACGGCCAGCTGACCCCCGAGGAGCGGGAGGAGGCCGGCGTGACCGACGACCTGATCCGAATGTCCGTCGGGATCGAGGATCCCGAAGATATTCTGGCCGACCTCGAGCAGGCGATCGCGGCAGCTGACGACGCTGCCGAGTGA
- a CDS encoding DsrE family protein, whose product MQTVFHLIADDPKQQQTALTIAKNLTEDDSVEIDDVAVVAQADGIEPLTIGGDGSDAVEELLETGVAVKACSNTLDLKDLAESDLVDGVETVPSGGGELTRLQDEGYAYIRP is encoded by the coding sequence GTGCAGACAGTCTTCCACCTGATCGCCGACGACCCGAAACAGCAGCAGACCGCGCTCACCATCGCCAAGAACCTCACGGAGGACGACTCCGTCGAAATCGACGACGTCGCCGTCGTCGCACAGGCCGACGGCATCGAACCGCTGACGATCGGCGGCGACGGCAGCGACGCGGTCGAGGAACTGCTCGAGACGGGCGTCGCGGTCAAGGCCTGCAGCAACACCCTCGATCTGAAGGACCTCGCGGAGTCCGACCTCGTCGACGGCGTCGAGACCGTCCCCTCCGGGGGCGGAGAGCTGACTCGGCTGCAGGACGAGGGATACGCCTACATTCGCCCGTAG